In Oryctolagus cuniculus chromosome 18, mOryCun1.1, whole genome shotgun sequence, the DNA window cggctgctccacttccagtccagctccctgctgtggcctgggaaagcagtggaaggtggcccaagtccttgggcccctgcacccacgtgggagacctggaagaactcctggctcctggcttccacctggcccagccctgcccattgcaaccatttggggagtgaaccagcgaatggaagatttctctgtctctgtaaatctgcctctcaaataaaataatcttaaaaaaaaaaaaaagttctgacaAGTTTCACAGAAAAGCATCCCCAACcgtattaaaataaataaataaataaaaccgcGAGGCCTGGCCCCAGCGCCCCCCCCAGGCAGCGGCCCCGATCTCCCCACGTGCACCCCCACTCAGGCGCTCAGGTCCgggagcagcagctgcaggggtGACCGGGCCGGGCCGGCcaggtgctgggtgggggtgCACAGCGCGGGAGGCGGAAGCACTCGTGGCCGGGCACTTCCCAAGGAGCAAACTGTTGGATTTTCCCCAGGTGTGGCCCCAGGTATAAAGAGCCGGCCCAGCCAAGTCGGCCGCCAGGTGCACGCCGGGACTGTTGCCAGGGGTGAGGCTGCTCCGGCCTGGCCGACACCGCTGCCGCTGCTACCGAGATGGTGAGCCCAGCGCCCCGCCCCTCCGCACGTGGCTGCGGCCTGGCCAGGAAGGGCTGCGGTCGCGGGCCCAGTGTGAGGATGAAGCCCCCACACCGAGAGAGAAGGGGAGCCAGCTCCCCCAGGCCTCAGAGCCCCTAAGCTCAGTCCCCGTCTCTGCAGACACCTGTACCCCATCTTCCTGCAGGCTCGGGGGGAAGCGAGGCCCCCCCCGACTGCCTGTGCTGTCCCCCAGATTCTCCCTGGAATCCTGCTTCTGACCTGGCTGCCcaccagcctggcccaccccggACCCCCACTCTGGAGAGGTGCCCACACCCACAGCTGGGGGGCCCCTCGCTGCTACTCGGCCGAAGAACTGGGCTCTAGCCAGGCCCCGCCACACCTGCTGGCCCGAGGTGCCCGGTGGGAGCAGGCCTTGCCTGTAGCCCTGGTGTCCAGCCTGGAGGCGGCAGACCAGCGGAGGCGGCACAAGGGGCTCCCGGCTGGGCCCCAGTGCCCAGTGCTGCGGCCGGAGGAGGTGCTGGAGGCAGAGACCCACCAGCGCTCCATCTCGCCCTGGACGTACCGGTGAGGGCTGCAGGGTCTGTGCTGGCCGCGCCGGGCTGGGCGGTCCCGTCCCCGCTCCCCCGTCTGGGCACTGGGTCCCTGTAGCAGGTTCCCACCTGGTCGCCGACAGACTCTCCCTCAACCCTCTGTCCACTGCCGGCCGC includes these proteins:
- the IL17C gene encoding interleukin-17C encodes the protein MILPGILLLTWLPTSLAHPGPPLWRGAHTHSWGAPRCYSAEELGSSQAPPHLLARGARWEQALPVALVSSLEAADQRRRHKGLPAGPQCPVLRPEEVLEAETHQRSISPWTYRVDTDENRYPQKLAFAECLCRGCISTRTGRETAALSSVQLHQSLLVLRRRACSRAGSGPPTPGAFAFHAEFIRVPVGCTCVLPRSAR